The window CCCTGGCGGAGAGCggctccaggctgctgggggCCTCCCCCGGAGCTGCGGAGGCCGATCCCCGGGGCACGGCCCGGCTGGAACGCCCAGGGGTCCCTCGGGGTCCgtgtggcacagcccaggtgagcGCTGTCTCAGCCCGTGTGGGTCTGTCCTACCTGTACAGAGATCATGGTGCCAGGCAAAGCGCTCCCGGGATCCCGGTGAAATTCTGCCTCGGTGATAAACACTGTAACCTTCAGCACAGCCCCCCGATCCGCTTGCCCCCTTCTCTGGCACCGATCATTGCCTTGACAGATGCGCTGTCTCTTGTCTTCGATTTGCCCTGCTCCAAAACACACATTTGCTGGATCCACGCAATCCCAGCACCTGCCAGGACCTATTTTCCTTCCAGTCACAGGAAGtatcttttctctgtgtttttgtaTGCACTCTtgtcccctcccagggctggaCCGCTCTGCCAGCATCTGTGTTTCACCCCACGTTTTCTTCCACCCAGGATCTCTCCATGTCTCAAAGGCACTCTCAGCTTTCCCCTCAGATCCTGGACccctttgttttcctcctgcagcattttctgcagGAAGCTGGTTGGAACATTTCATGCTAAACCTTTTCTCGTTCCGCAGCTTTGCCTGCCTACACATGACTCTGCTCTCTCACCAGCCCCTTGGGCTATACATTTTCTGGTGCTAAATTATAGTCCACGAACCTGTGcgtgcagcacagctctgagtaACACCGCGGCAGTGTCACACAAAGAGACCTTGCCGAATAGCTGGTCTTCAATTTCCTGACTCAGCTGATtgcacacacctggggctgaGGGAATGGCCCTGTGCTGTCATTACCGGTGTGTGCCCGCCCTGTGACACACCGGTCAGTTTGGTGGGGGACGTACAGACCAGCTCTgtccacattcctgctccacATTCTgtccacattcctgctccacattctgcatttctgcattcctgcaggaatgcagaaatgcagaatgaTCCTCCCTCTGGCAAAAATACAGCACAGCCCAGGTACAGCCCTTGGTTTGTGtctgtgcctggtgctggggATTCCTGGCCTTGCCCAGGGTCCTGGTGGTCCACAGCAAAGGCAATGAGGGGAAGAGCGGGGCTGGAGCAATGCTCTGTGACCTGCCAACGGGATTTGGGTGTGCAGGAACACCTGGGGGGGAATGAGACAAGTGTAATTCAGGGCATCAGGTACTGGGGAAACTATTCCTGGACCTCTCATGTTGAGTAAAATTGTCTTTGACTCTTAAGGACATAGATTATGAAAGGACAAAGTCAGATTGttggaataatttaatttaattcctttAAGTAACTGACACATGGACAGTGTGATGTTGGGAGTAGAAGAGAAGCAGGTGAGGCTGTGGAGGATCCCAGCAGTACGCTGTGAAACTTTACACTAAATTACAAATAACTTGGGAATGTGCTTCATTAGTGCGGGACTAACTGATTTATGTGCCACTTGGACTGTATTGCTTGTTTATATTTAAGTTATTCTGCAGTCCCTCTATTTCATCAgcaaggaaaaggagatggattttCTTCCTTGTGTGGAGAACAGGCTGGGGCTTGCAGCCCGGTCAGAAATCCAGAGCCTCCTGAGACCCCCTGGAGCCCTTCCAGAGCTGCCGGAGCCTTTTCAGAGCCTGTGGAGCCCTGTCAAACCCGCTGGAGAGCCCTCAGAGCCCCGTCAGCCCCTCAGAGCCCGTCGGGCCCCGCTGTGAGCTCTGTCACCCCTCACagccccgcgctgtccccgctgtgAGCCCTGTCACCACTCACagccccgcgctgtccccgctgtgAGCCCTGTCACCCCTCACAGgcccgcgctgtccccgctgtgAGCCCTGTCACCCTCACagccccgcgctgtccccgctgtgAGCCCTGTCACCCTCACagccccgcgctgtccccgctgtgAGCCCTGTCACCCCTCACagccccgcgctgtccccgctgtgAGCCCTGTCACCACTCACagccccgcgctgtccccgctgtgAGCCCTGTCACCCCTCACAGgcccgcgctgtccccgctgtgAGCCCTGTCACCCCTCACAGgcccgcgctgtccccgctgtgAGCCCTGTCACCCCTCACAGgcccgcgctgtccccgctgtgAGCCCTGTCACCCCTCACagccccgcgctgtccccgctgtgAGCCCTGTCACCCCTCACagccccgcgctgtccccgctgtgAGCCCTGTCACCCCTCACAGgcccgcgctgtccccgctgtgAGCCCTGTCACCCCTCACAGGCCCGCGCTGTCCCCGTTGTGAGCCCTGTCCCCCCTCACAGCCCCCGCTGCTCCGGGCCGTGCCCAGCtcgccccgcccgcccgccgtTCCCATGCCGACGGGACGCTCCGCCCCCCGCCGGCGCTCCGCCGCCGCCATTGGTTGCGCTACCCTCGGCCCCGCCTCTCCCCGCCCGCCGTTGGCCGCGCGGCCGCCGCAGCGCGCGGGGGCCGGCAGCGGGGCGGGGCGCGCAGGCGCGGTGCTGTTATTGTTCCGCGGTGCCGCCGCCTGGCCCGGCTGCCGCGGCCGCCATCGCCATCGCCATGCCGGTGAGATGCGGGGGGGACGCGGGGTGCGGCCCCCGGGGCCGTCCGGGCACTGCGCACCGCTGCCCGCCGCGCCCGGGGTTCGCAGAGCCCGTCGGCTCCGTGCCCATGTGCGCGCGGgaggcgcggggcgggcggtgCCTGTCAGGCCGAGGGGGCCGGGGGTGATgaggggcggcggcggcacctTGGCAGCGGGGAGCGGCGGTCCGGCCGCCCCGGAGGGTCCCGTCCCGTATCCCGGGGGCTCGTGGTGACACCTGCATCCCGCTCCCGGTTTTGGCTGGCGCCTCGTGTGCCGTCCCTCCCCCGCCCAAGCGGGGCTGAGCCGCTCTCTGCGTTCAGCAGGACGCAGAAGCCGCTGCTGAGGCCTGAGAGGAATGGGGGcaggtggcagctgcagggagaggcgcTTGGAAAGGGTTTGTTTCGGCTTGACAGCCAGCGTAGCTGCTCTTGGAGCGGTTAAAcgctcagctgcagcacctctAGCCCACGGGAGTGTCTCTTAACTACATTCATCATCCGTGCTTCGAAATTTGTTTTGGTAACtacattaaagaaaatgaatgtgAGGTTTTATAATACAACATTCAGGTGTTCTAAAGGATTAAACTTAAGCATGTATACTGAGGGTTGTAATTAGAATGAATTCCCTTCAGCCAGCACTCCCTGGTATCTGGTTCTGTGCTTTGTGGGGTTTGAGAGTGTATAGTCAGTGTTACTGAAAAAGAATGTCGTGGATGCACTGAATTCCAGCAAACTTCTTGCAGATTGCAAGGTGAAATTGATTCTTGAAAAAAAGTCTTAGATGATGTTGAATGTGAAATGGGCAAGGTTTACTCATTCAGTTTCCATGTTGGCCAACCAAAGAAGATCCCATTGCCTGAATAAGTGTGTTATTCTCTCAGCTTTAATTATAAACTGGTCCTAGTTTTAAATTCCCAAGTTAATGATCCTCTGGAGATGTAGTTGCCCAAGCTGATTCAAGAGTATTTGTGCTTAAACACACAGTAGTTATGAGGCTGTGGCATAGGTTGTCCAGAGCAGCTATGCTTGTCtaatccctggaagtgttcaaggccaggctggagcagcctgctccagtggaaggtgtttctgcccatggcagggagtgaaACTGGATTTCTTGCACCCCAGacctttctgtgattctatgttCACACTGGTGTTACAGGCtgtgtatttttgtttgaatgATTACAGATTAACAAGGCTGAGAAGCCGGACAGGCCGGAGAGCTGTGACAATGTCAAGGTGGTTGTGCGCTGCCGGCCTCTCAATGACCGGGAGAAGGCCACGGGCTACAAAATGGCAGTGAACGTGGATGAGATGAGGGGAACCATCACTGTCCACAAAACTGACTCATCCAATGAGCCTCCCAAGACATTCACATTTGACACAGTGTTTGGACCAGACAGTAAACAGCTGGATGTCTATAATTTAACAGCGAGACCAATTATTGATTCTGTCCTAGAGGGATACAATGGTAAGTCCCTTGTTGTAAGGGAAGGATCCCATCCTGTCTCCTGTCCTTTGCCTTGTTAACGTTCCTGCTGATCTTGTGTAAGGGAGTTTCACCTTCTGAGGGCTGTAGCCTGAGATCATTTCTGTTGTGGCCTCTAACTTAAAATAGCCTGAAGGCACTGGCTGTTCTGAGTGCTCCGTGGTTGTTCCCACTGCTGTCATTAAGAGTGGTAGATGGGTGATGAAGGAGACTCCTCTGAGGTCATTTAGCTGCATGTTGTTATCCTTTATCCTCTCTTTGCAAAAGATACGTACTTATCTCATTATCAGGattctcagcagctcctcactgtACAATTTCAGTACCCAGTGGAACTGAAGTGTACTAGCATTCCATGCTTTAGTCACTTTGCACTTTTAAAACAAGCTGACTTTTTATTAGACATCTTGCAGGCTGGATTAAGCAGCAGATAGGTACTGTTTGCCCAGCATTTCTGTTACTCCATCCTTGTATTTCAGTACCTACTGGAGTGGGTGGAAAGTTTTAACTCCATGAAAATAGAGGTGTTTGGTGCTATCAGGCTAAGAAGGAATGAAGTAAAACTGCAGTTAGAGTTTAGAGAAGACTCAACTTCTTAAAGTTTGTTCTTTTATCTTATCCTTCAGGTACTATTTTTGCATATGGGCAGACTGGAACAGGCAAAACCTTCACCATGGAGGGGGTCCGAGCAGTTCCTGAGCTCAGAGGCATCATTCCCAATTCCTTTGCCCATATATTTGGTCACATTGCCAAGGCAGAGGGGGATACAAGGTAAATGCCTTCCCTTGACTgcttctgtttttgtttttggtttttaacaCGAGTCCGTGTGTAGCAGGGGCCTGACCTTGACAATGACAACAGAAATGGTCCTTCTCCCAAGATGAAAGGCTGCTACTTAGGCAGTTCTTGAGGGACAGCAGGACTGTGTTggtatttcagtgttttctctgCATTCTGTGACTGTGTTTGTGGGACTTCAGCAAGTGTTTTGCTAAGTGAACTACCCAGCTGTTCATCTGCAGGTTTTTAGTTCGTGTTTCTTACCTGGAAATTTACAATGAGGAAGTGCGGGACCTGCTGGGAAAGGACCAGACACAGAGGTTAGAGGTGAGCCTCCTCTTCTGAATGTGCTGTTTGTTTTGAGTCAGAGCAATATTCTGTTTTCAAGTTCAGAGAAGCACTTGCTGGGAAGTGGGAGGTTGGGCTCCTCAGCAGTTCTCTTTCCTTTGCAGTGCAATAGCTGGGTGTCACTGCTGGCTTCCTTAAATCTCTTCCACTTGGTCAGTTGCACAAATTGGCTGTTCCACCTGAGGCAGTTTCATACCTGCAGTTCTACCCTGAATGCCCCTCAGCAGTCCTGAGAATTGGAGACTGGGATTTAAAATCCTGTCTTTACAGAGGAAAACTGTAGCATATTGTCATGCATGAGTCTTTATTCCTTGTCTGCTCTAAGTGGAGTGTTCTATGTGCAAGCCAGAAAATGGAGGAGTAAACCATTATACTGTTACAGTATCTTTAGAATTGCTGTGGGGGATCTCCTAGGGATGCTCAGTCTGAACTGTTTCTCCCTTAGGTGAAAGAGAGACCTGATGTGGGAGTTTATATCAAAGACCTTTCAGCTTATGTTGTAAACAATGCAGATGATATGGACAGAATCATGACTCTGGGCCACAAGAACCGTACGTAGCCTTGCTGTGGGCAGGTTTATAGCTCAGACAGAGTAAAGGTCTGGTTGCCAGACCACAGTAGGAGGTCCTAGTTCTGTTTCTGGGAATAGTGTTTGGCTGAACAGAACAAAAAGGGGATCTCCTCCCAAGCCCCTTTAGTGCAGGGCCAGGAAAAGAAGGCTGTGCTTCCCACATTGGCCAGTGCCAGTGGGGATCAGCAAAGGGAGGATGAAATGAGGGCAGTCAGTGTTGTCAGAACTGCTTGTGTATCTCTTGGTCCTTTTTCCACTTCAGTTCTGATCAGGATGAAcatcagccctgtgctgcaagTGGGAGGTAATTTATGTGCTGGAAGACTTCTTAGTTAAGCTCAGATTATTTAATGACTTAAAGTTCTGATTCCTGTTGCCCTTGGCATGGATTGCTGTGTTCTTATTTCCCAAAATACAACTGTTTTCAGGGATCTGCTATGAACCCCTTAAGCTATTGATCTGTAAACAGATGAGGACATTGGCTGGTCTTGGGAGTCTGTGGTTGTCTTAGAGCTGTAGCAGGCTGCAGGACCTTCTAGTCCAGGCTGGAAGTGTACTGCAACTTCAGTGCCCAAGAACAGACTTTGCTGCTGAGTCTGAGCATCCCTCTGCCATCTTCTGAAATACAGGGTTGGGTAAAGAGGTGGGATTGAGTCTCCTCAGAGAGCAGGAAGAGTTAGAAGAAGATGTGATTAACTCTGAAGACatcactgttttttttctctgttgaaaGGTTCTGTTGGTGCCACCAACATGAACGAGCACAGCTCTCGCTCGCACGCCATCTTCACGATCACCATCGAGTGCAGCGAGAAGGGCGTGGATGGGAACATGCACGTGCGCATGGGCAAGCTGCACCTCGTTGACCTTGCTGTGAGTAGGACCAGCCAGCTCTTTGGCAAGACACTTGCTTTGGGTTGTGGAGGTTTTTCCAGAGGGTGGTGACCACGTTGTTCATCACTTGCAGGTTCCTTCCCTCAGTGTCACACTTTGAACCATGTAATTGTGCTGGTAAAACATGGCTTTAGTCCAAGATTTACACTGAGGTACCTTTCCTTGGGGAGGATGCAAAAAAAGTGAGACTAAAGGCATTCAACTTacttaaatgcattttaacTTATTTACATGATGTGTATATAGGATGCTCTATGAAActctttaaaataattgcagTGTTGCTGTTTGCTCTTTCTCTGCTGATAGGAAGGGCTGTAGATGGCAgttggcagctccagctggggtGCCTTTTAACTGCTGACTGACTTCTCATAACATTTTTGTTCATGGGGAGGAGAATCTCCATTTTCCCAGCTGCATTGCTTCAAGCAATCCAGAATTTCCTGGCACTGAAGGCTTCTATTAAAGACTTGTTTGCCTTGTCTCTTTAACAATGTCTGTGATACTTAGCCGGGTTCTCTAATAATGGATGAAGTGGTTAGTGACATGACTGCTAGCAAGGTTTCACATGTAGCTGGTCCTGTTTGGAGGGAGATGTATTAGAGGATCTGTTTTAACTCCTGCTTCATGTTCCCTTTGCAGGGTTCTGAAAGACAGACAAAAACTGGAGCCACAGGGCAGAGACTGAAGGAAGCCACTAAGATCAACCTCTCCCTCTCCACGCTGGGCAATGTTATCTCTGCCCTGGTGGATGGCAAGAGCACCCACGTGCCCTACCGTAACTCCAAACTCACCCGGCTGCTGCAGGACTCCCTGGGGGGCAACTCCAAAACCATGATGGTGAGCCAAGAGATGCCCTTTCCACTTCCAGCTATTGGGCTGCATTTTTGCAGGGATAGCATAGTGACTTGAACAGCCTGACATTTACCTCACTAATCCTAAGCTGTTTGCAGCTTAGAGAACCTTCTGTGTGCATCTCTTTCtatcttttctctttgcctctGTATGGTGAGGTTCTAAACACAGCACATGGGTACATACATGCATGAGATCAAACAGAGCCTGTGCTTGGGTAGTCAAAAGTGGCTTCAGTGtaggagcagcaggaaagcttgggtgagagcagcagtgtgatACTGTCAGAGCTGAGGCTGGGTTCCTGCAGTGCCTTGTGCTGGGTCTGACACTGTCATCCACGTGTTGCAGTGTGCAAACATTGGACCAGCAGACTACAACTACGATGAGACCATCAGCACTCTCAGGTATGCAAACAGAGCCAAGAACATAAAGAACAAGGCCAGGATTAACGAGGATCCCAAGGATGCTATGCTCCGCCAGTTCCAAAAGGAAATTGAAGAGCTTAAGAAAAAACTGGAAGAAGGTGAGACTGTCCTTCCCCCTTGTGTTCCTCTCTGCGCTATGCTTGTTCTGTTTGAATGGGAACATTCAATGGGAACTTGAATATGTGTCAGATGAGGTTGGCTGCTGGCGCAGGTTGCTGTTCTGCTTTTGTTTGCCCTGCTGGATGCCAGGGGAGGTGTCTACGGCTGCTCGTGGGGGTCCAGCTTTCCCACTAGGTGGCACTTGGCACTAGGGTGAGTGGTGGCCTCCAGGCTGGGATCAGTGTGCCCAGGTTTTCCTGGGTTTCCCTAGCAAGCACAACTGACATGGTATAGGGAATTAAACTGAACTGTAACAACAGATCACACTTCTTCTCTGACTGGGGAGGAGGGATGCATTTATCAAAGGAAAATTGAACAAAATTTGTGGAGCTGGATTTCTAAGCACTGTAGAGCAACAAGAAGCCTCTTTAAGACATGTAACTTATAGCCTCATGTCTCTTACTAGTCCATCAATATGGAGTGACCCTGCTAGAGGGATGCTGCTAAACAGTGACCAGATGTCACAACATCTCTCTCCAGAGGTACTCGCAGAACAGCAGAAACTCCAGTGTGATTTGCTGTTTGTGTCTGCCCCATTCAGGAGAAGCAGGAAGTGGTCAGTaatgcttctttctttttatttcctctgagATGGAAGTGTAAGGTGGAAGAGAAGGTATAGTAGAATCCTGCTAGGAAAATTTCATAGCTTCAACTGTGCAAAGATGCTCTGTTTTCCATAAAAAGTGGTCTCTTGAACTTTATACATTCACACTGACATCACAGCATTCAGTTGCTTATCTTGATTTTCCTGAAGTTTCCTGAGCCATGACAAGCTGTCTGATTGTGCAACAGCTAAGGACTTCTGCAAGTATTTATAAGTTGATGTCAGGCAATACTGTGTTTGGATAAATGCTTCTGTCAGAATAACAAGCTGATATGAGGTGAAGGAAAGCTTTTGATAAAAACCCACTCTTTTCTTCTAGGGGAAGAGATCTCCGGTTCTGAAACCAGCGAttctgaggaggaggatgacgATGGGGAGATTGGAGAGGAGAAGCGGAAGAAACGGCGGGGTAAGGCAGCAGAGATTCCTGTCAGTGCCACCAGTGTCCTCTTACCCACAGGCTGCTGTAGGAGGTGTagccagagccaggcagggactAGAGCAATTGTGAGATGCCCTATGCCGCTGCAATTATCATGCCTCTCCTAGAAACCAAGGCCTTTGGTGCCGTGTGTCAGAGGgacagctccagagctgtgtAGTTCCTGCTTCCACTCGGGTTAGCTGTTGTGTAGTACCTGCTTCCACTTGGGTAGCTGTGCTTGTCCTGACGTCATCTCTGTGGTGGCTCCCTGGGTGCCGCAAGGTGGCTGCGTATGGCTTGTGGTGGTGTGGAACTTCCCCTGCTTACAGAGGTGGGAGGAAGAAGACACCAAAGATCATTTGTAGGCAGGTGTGGTTTTTATAGCCATGGGTATGATTGGAGGGGAATTCTGGCTGTGGTTTAGGCAAAGGATTCATCTGTCTTGCAGATCTTCAGTAATTGACTCTACTGGTGTCCTATTTTATGTTGATAGAGGGAAAACTTGACCTTTGGGTGTCTTTGTGCTGACTGAAAAGCTTAATGGAGCTGCACATGCTTTTTTTGGGAGCAGTCTGAAAATCCCATGGTGGAGTTTCCTTTGTCCCACATCAGTGTTAAACTGCTGTGTATAATCTAAACTCCAGGGAATGTTGCTGAacctggagctgcaggtcaCTATACCATGGGATGCTGTGGCTTCTTGGGAGCTTGCTTTTCTCCTAGAACCCTGCTGGTAATTCCTCATGGATAGCAGAGAAATCAAACCCATTGCTACATCCCAGCTTCCAGCTTCTCTACTAAACTTATTTTGACATTCAAAATGCCTTCCTGTCCTGAAGCACCCACATCTGTTGAAAAAAATTTCTATTAAAGCATTCCTGTTTTGAGGTGTGCTCTTCATTTTGGTGTCTGTCCAAGTAGGCTTAAATTACTTTTGCCATGCCTTTGGTGATAGCTGTAACAAGTTCATTTTTCACCTTTTGGTTATTTCTAGAAGTGGAAAGCTTGACTACTGTCTCCAAATGTCCTGCCCAAATCTCCTCCCAAGAGGAGACCACCTTCACAGTGCTGCTTGGAAGGAGTAGAGGGTGAATAACTGACTTTTTCAACTCCCAGACAAGTTACTCTAGTTAAGttccctgagggagctgcttCACAGGAGTACACACTGACTGTCCCTGTGTAAGCTGATTCTGCCTTCCAGAGTGAGAAGTACACATTGCCATGTGTGTAAGACTGGAAAGGATTCATGGTCGCTGAATCCTCTGCTATGGCAAATATCCACAGCCTTCTCCACTATGATCTGGTGTTCTCTGCTGTTGTTGCTTGAAAAGGAAGCTGCCTTGGCATGTTTTAAGCTGTAGTCTGATTAAGATGGGTTTTAACTGAAATGTCTGAGCATGCAGTTTTGTGCTGGGAAATGGTGGCTTTGCAAGCTGAGTCTGGGAGGGATCCTAGCAAGTGCTTCCTAATGGGAACCTCTGCTTTTTTGAACTAGGTTGCTGGCTCTTCTGGGTTTCTTTCCTTCAGAACTAACTTCCCATCTGCATGTTTCTTCCTCTCTGGGTTTTTCTGTGGGACGCGTTTCTGTTTTCcaggcagtagcagcagcagtagtTCAGACTCCACATGCTCTGTCATAGAGAAACCTCTGGATAAGTCCTTCACTAGTGAGTGGGAGCTCTTAAGTCCTTTAAGCTTTGGCCTTTCCATAATCTGCACACTCCATTTTGCAATGTTGCACTCTTCCCTGCTTTGTCTGTTGGAAAGATAAACCTCAAGGTGTAACTCTGCTAAAGCATGCCTTTCCTTTGCTGCTTCCATGCTTGAAACAGTTACTCAGTGTGCGCATTGTTAGCCAGATATGGGAGAGAATAGGAAACAATGTAGTAGGCTGCTTGAGCAAGATTTAAAGGTAATTGAGAAATAACAGGTTTAAAAAATCCAGTTTGCAGCTTGTGTTAAATGCACCTTTTAAAATACAGGGGGCAAAAATCTGAGCTAAATTTTTACAGATTTGCTACAATATGAATTCATAAAAAGGACTGCTAGATAtgtattctatattatattGGACTCTGCCTTCTCAAAATTAGTGTTGGAGAACAGTCAATCATGAGGCTTATACTggcagagaaaatgtggcagTGCTTGGTtgatttgctttatttttgcagatactttaaaaaatatccttGGTGGTTGGGGTTTAAGTGCCCCATAATACTAAGCTCTTGATCTCTGTGGGACTTAGTTCAGAGGAACAGGAGATCCAGATTTTGATCTAGTAGTAAGGAAAGTCTGGGCTACTCCTGGGCAGAGAGGTCACTGTGCCTGTAAAAACCTATAGTCAGTGAGAACTGAGGAAACAAATCACATCTTGGGACTTGGCTTTTGGGGACTTCACCTGGTGTTTTTATCCTGGACAGAAGCACTCCACTCTCCTCCCTGTGTGGAGAGACCCTGGAAAGTATTGCTGTGTAGTTCACTCCCTTTTACTCTGTTAGTGGAGAGCCTCAGCTCAGAGAAGGGTGGTAGCAGGGTTAGagagaacacagcccaggggaGACCCTTGGTGGATCCTATGACTGTAGCCTGGGAATTCCAATTGCTTCAATCCTGCTCCTTAAAGCTTGCTTGGAACCTGTTTTATTTGGATGAGGACAGTTAATAGCAAACTGCTGATGTGTCAGCAGGTGCATGAGCCCATCTCCTGCAGCTTTGgagacagctctgcaggggaaGTTGTGCTGGGCTTTTGGCATTTGGGATAAGTGTAGCTTTTTGTGGTTTGGGATATTAACTGTCCTCTAGTGTGACCCTCCTGCATGTGGTGTCTTTCATTATCCCTTTCCTATCCTGCCTTTTCTGTTGCACTTGCTTGAATAACCAAAAGTGGCTCTATACCTCTATGGAAGCACCAGTTACTGCAAATTAACCTACTAATCCCCTGTGTAATTACATGGAGAAATCTTGTGTTGAGACTCCCTGTGTGCAACTGTCTTGTATCTTGCAAAGAATTGGCTTGGAAATCTTGGTTAAAACTTAGAACATGTATTCTGGATGCTAATATTTTTAGGTAATATAATAGAATTGGCTCTCTTGAGTGTGGGGAGCATTAAGTTAATTGAAGGAGAAATCCACCCCTTTTAACTGTTTCTTAGGTCATGATCCTTGCAGCTGGCTCCTAATGTTGTGTTTAGATCCAGCATTGCATTGAATGGGCAGAAGAATGCATGAGTGAGCTGAAGAATATCCTGGATTTGCAAAGCACTCTGAAGCACAGACACATTCTCTGCTTTAGCATAACATGATGCATTAGTGTTTGCTCTAATAGAGGAGTTTTTAGTTATGATTCTCATATTTTCTACCTTAGAAACGTGAATATGAAATCTGTTGTTTGTTCTGGTGCTGATGATCTTTGTCCAAAATGATCAAAGCAATAacattttctctcctcctcttttcATGTGTTTGCTGCCTCTCTGCGATTTGCTTTCTACTTCCTCTTAATGCAAGATCAAGCAGGTTGGTGTAATTGATTTTCACCTCCTTACATTTGCAAAGCTTGTAAAAT of the Ammospiza nelsoni isolate bAmmNel1 chromosome 16, bAmmNel1.pri, whole genome shotgun sequence genome contains:
- the KIF3A gene encoding kinesin-like protein KIF3A isoform X2, with protein sequence MPINKAEKPDRPESCDNVKVVVRCRPLNDREKATGYKMAVNVDEMRGTITVHKTDSSNEPPKTFTFDTVFGPDSKQLDVYNLTARPIIDSVLEGYNGTIFAYGQTGTGKTFTMEGVRAVPELRGIIPNSFAHIFGHIAKAEGDTRFLVRVSYLEIYNEEVRDLLGKDQTQRLEVKERPDVGVYIKDLSAYVVNNADDMDRIMTLGHKNRSVGATNMNEHSSRSHAIFTITIECSEKGVDGNMHVRMGKLHLVDLAGSERQTKTGATGQRLKEATKINLSLSTLGNVISALVDGKSTHVPYRNSKLTRLLQDSLGGNSKTMMCANIGPADYNYDETISTLRYANRAKNIKNKARINEDPKDAMLRQFQKEIEELKKKLEEGEEISGSETSDSEEEDDDGEIGEEKRKKRRGSSSSSSSDSTCSVIEKPLDKSFTNQAGKKKVSPDKMVEMQAKIEEERKALETKLDMEEEERNKARAELEKREKDLLKAQQEHQSLLEKLSALEKKVIVGGVDLLAKAEEQEKLLEESNMELEERRKRAEQLRKELEEKEQERLDIEEKYTNLQEEAQGKTKKLKKVWTMLMAAKSEMADLQQEHQREIEGLLENIRQLSRELRLQILIIDNFIPQDYQEMIENYVHWNEDIGEWQLKCVAYTGNNMRKQTPVLDKKEKDPFEVDLSHVYLAYTEESLRQSLMKLERPRTSKGRSRPKTGRRKRSAKPGAVIDSLLQ
- the KIF3A gene encoding kinesin-like protein KIF3A isoform X1 — protein: MPINKAEKPDRPESCDNVKVVVRCRPLNDREKATGYKMAVNVDEMRGTITVHKTDSSNEPPKTFTFDTVFGPDSKQLDVYNLTARPIIDSVLEGYNGTIFAYGQTGTGKTFTMEGVRAVPELRGIIPNSFAHIFGHIAKAEGDTRFLVRVSYLEIYNEEVRDLLGKDQTQRLEVKERPDVGVYIKDLSAYVVNNADDMDRIMTLGHKNRSVGATNMNEHSSRSHAIFTITIECSEKGVDGNMHVRMGKLHLVDLAGSERQTKTGATGQRLKEATKINLSLSTLGNVISALVDGKSTHVPYRNSKLTRLLQDSLGGNSKTMMCANIGPADYNYDETISTLRYANRAKNIKNKARINEDPKDAMLRQFQKEIEELKKKLEEGEEISGSETSDSEEEDDDGEIGEEKRKKRRGKKKVSPDKMVEMQAKIEEERKALETKLDMEEEERNKARAELEKREKDLLKAQQEHQSLLEKLSALEKKVIVGGVDLLAKAEEQEKLLEESNMELEERRKRAEQLRKELEEKEQERLDIEEKYTNLQEEAQGKTKKLKKVWTMLMAAKSEMADLQQEHQREIEGLLENIRQLSRELRLQILIIDNFIPQDYQEMIENYVHWNEDIGEWQLKCVAYTGNNMRKQTPVLDKKEKDPFEVDLSHVYLAYTEESLRQSLMKLERPRTSKGRSRPKTGRRKRSAKPGAVIDSLLQ